The genome window CACCGACTTCCTCCCGATACCTGCTCAATTGATGCGGCTCGCAACGCATGAGGCCAAGCACGCTCCCGCCTAGACCTGCGACGATAGGGAGCTGGTCCACTTACGCGCACCTGCTCCACCACGGCTGCCGCTCACTGCCAGCCATTGCCATGACGACAACCAGCCAGGCTTCCCCCAACTAGCCTTGGCcgcaaaaaaagaagaaatgatgaagaaaaagaaacatacgTGCTCGACTTACCTTGCGATGCACAGTGACTCCTCTCTTCGACAAGCAGTACGAATTCTCCAAGATCTCTCTCAagctagaaagtagagaagttaagtttgcgatgtgaagaagagtgaagagaagccaTGTATTTACGCAGGTTGGGCATCCTAGGTCAAGAAGGAATCTCAAGCCCATTCCTACTGAGAACCCAACTCCCAGAACAGTCAAAAGCTCACTCCAATTAGGAACCCAATCTGCAAAAGGAGTCCAACTCACTGAAGGAAGCTCAGTTACAGCTGGACAACCCAACatacatctcctacatgccaccacGCGCCATGCAGGAGCTGGGGGACATTTGTGGGAACCAAATTAAACctaaaccctaggtcaaataattaggccaatcaatttgggaattattttacctaattgggagttacctaacctaattgggaattacctaatcaaattgggggttacttgaattaattgggaaattaccaaattcaagtTGGATGTATTTGATCCTCGCCTTAATTAGGGATTCGGTTAAATCCCTAATCCCTAaatacaccaacctcaccaactacatcaaccacaccaacctcacTAACTACACCACCCCACCAACCTCTCCAAGGCCACTATAAATACTTGGCTATGCACAAGGATGAGGTACGTCTAAATTCCTCCTGAAACTCTACagaaattatttctcaaaaaccgtAGCcacctcttctctttctctctctcacacaaggctccagCCACCACACACTGCTCCGGCCACCTGGTTTTCCTTGAAAcaccctacctaacttaggcatcggagggcctttgagCAACACCCCCCaggtgtggtccttttactctGATCTGTTTTGTAGGGAGAAAGAAAGGCAGAaaagacgaaggaatcttgggAGAATATTCTTGTGGgaaaatttgctcccacaactacaaagaaaaaggaaatatattttgaatttgcCTGAGTCTTGCTAGACCAAGAGTCTAAAACATCGGTTAATTCTTGTCTCtaaatatatcattttgtaaaTTAACAAGATAATGCAAGGTAACCACTATAAATAATTAATGCTTGTAAGCAAAAATCCTTCACCAGATTTCCATGCATGCTTCATTTGGCTGTGCTTTATCTTTGTCCTAAATAGTTGtgcttcttcatcttcatcatgaCTCTAACTAGCATTTATCATGAGAAGCAAATATACTGCTTCAAAGTCTTGTATGGAATTGTGGTGCTTTTACTACACATGAACAATCCTTGCATTGGATGCAGTGGGAGGGAAATGCAAGCCCTCCTTGCATTCAAACAAGGCCTTGTGGATGACGACAATCGCCTCCTTTCATGGggaagaaaaatgcaaaacaaagACTGTTGCCAATAGGCCGGAGTCTACTGCAGCAACCACACTAGCCATGTTGTTAAGCTTGATCTTGGAGACCAATTTTTGCAAGGTGCGATTAGTCCTAAACTCGTTGAGTTGCAGCATTTGGAGTATTTGAACCTTAGTTACAATAATTTCAGTCGGAGCCAAATTCCAGATTTCATTGGATCATTGAGCAATTTAAGATACCTCGATCTCTCTTATGCAAATTTTGGATGTGAAATTCCATATCAACTTGAAAATCTCACACACTTGAAATATCTCGATCTCAGCTCGGATGAATATCTTTCCGAGTTGTTTGATGACTCtatttatgcaaaaaaaaaaccctcaaTTGGCTCTCTAATCTTTCTTGTCTAAAACACTTCGACCTCAGTTCCACTAATCTCCCCGGTGTTGTTGGATGGCTGGAAGCAGTTAATATGCTTCCTAAATTAAGAAACTTGATATTACGGGACTGTAATCTTCCTCCTCTAATTATATCCTCTGTTTCTCTCATGAATTCTTCTAACACTTTTGTTCATGTCGATCTCTCCAGAAACAATCCCAACTCTTCAATCTTTCAATGGTTGTCCGGTACTCATACCAACCTTGTTGATCTTGATCTATCTCGGAACAATTTCAATGGTTCCTTAATTCCTGATGATTTCAGAAACATGAGCTCTCTTGCATATCTTACTCTCTCTGTTAGCAGACTTACAGGAGGGATCCCAAATTCGTTTGCCAAGTTATGTAGGTTGCGAGAGTTGCACCTTGGGAATAATAGCCTTAGTGGACAACTTTCAGACATTATTGTCATATTGTCTATATGCGCTCAAAACACAATAGAGTATTTGGATATCTCTGATAATCATGGCATCATGGGTTCAGTGCCTGAAAATATTGGACAGATGTCCAAGTTGGAGGGTATTGATTTTAGTGGGAATTCTTTGGAAGGGGTGATTTCAAAAATTCATTTCTCGAAACTCTTCAAATTAACGGATTTGGATTTATCCTCTAACTCTCTAGTTTTAAACTTCAGTTTTGATTGGGTTCCTCCCTTCCAGTTGGAATCGATAATATTGAGGTCTTGTAAGACGGGGCCGTCCCAAAATGGCTTCAAACTCATAAAAGTGTTTTATTTCTTGATATTTCTAATAATGGAATTACTGATACCATTCCAAGTTGACTTTGGGATTTGTCACATAAATTATTCGATATGGATCTCTCTCAGAATCAAATTAGAGGAACAATTGGAAATTTGAGATCGGAGTTTCCACCTAAGCTAAATGTGAGCTGGAACAAATTGGAGGGTCCAATCCCTTCAACTCTATTAGAAGCTACTTTTTTAGATCTCTCCCATAATAAATTTTCAGTGGCAGCAGCTTCTTTTTTGGGCACAACCAAGGATAGTAATTTAgcttttcttgatttctcaaGCAATCATATATTCGGAGAACTTCCGGATTGCTGGatccattttaaaaaattagtcTTTCTTGATTTGAGCAATAACTCTTTATCTGGAAAAATTCCTACCACAATGGGGTACTTGTTTAGCATCGAGACACTAAGACTAAATAACAATGGATTTGTGGGAGAGTTGCCTTCACAGCTCAAGAATTGCAGAGACTTGACACTTTTTAATCTTGCGGAAAATAAATTATCGGGATCAATACCAGAATGGTTAGGGGCAAGTCTCCCGAATTTGGCTATCCTTATCCTTCAATCTAATCACTTCTATGGAAGCATCCCACCACAATTATGCCATCTCACTCGTATTCAACTTTTGGATTTGTTGATGAACAACATCTTTGGAACTATACCCAAATGTCTCAACAGTTTGACTACTTTGGTTTGACAAGGAAGTTCAAGTCAAACTATCAAACATGAATATAAGGGTGATTCTGCACGAATAACTTTTTATGAGGTTTATGATGATGAAGCATCTTTAATATGGAAAGGATTGAGAGCTGAATTTAAAAGTAATCTAGGACTTCTAAAGACTATTGATCTCTCAAGCAATAAGTTGATTGGGGAGATTCCTAGTGAAATCACTTATCTTCttggtttgattttcttaAACCTGTCAAGAAACCAATTAACAGGTCAAATACCTTCAAGGATTGGAAATTGGCAAGAGTTAGAGTCTCTTGATTTATCAAGAAACCAGATAAATGGCATAATTCCAACAAGTCTTTCTCGGATAGCTAGTCTTGGTAAGTTGGACTTGTCACAAAACAACTTGTTTGGAAAAATTCCAATAGGCACTCAGCTCCAAAGCTTTGATTATGCTTATGGTGGAAATCCTCTGCTTTTTGGAGCACCACTCCCAAAGACATGCTCTGAGGAGGAAAAAGGTCCAGGACAACCTGTGTTGGTGAACCAAGACAGCCAAGATGGGCTCATAACACAAGGATATTACATGAGCATGGGGCTTGGGTTTGCTGTTGGATTTTGGGGAGTTTGTGGCACTCTTCTACTCAACTTGTCATGCAAATACACATACTTCAATTTCTTGACCTTTTTGAACGATTGGCTGCATGTGAAGGCAGCAATCATCAGGCAAAGGATGCTTAATAGATAAATGGTAATTACTTCTATCTATATCatatactatttttgaaattcaatGATATATGAGTTAGTTGTTCTTGACCCCGAATATGCATGACAATTTTATAGAATCAAAATAATACATGACTTTGTTGCCCTCCAAAACTAAGGATTCTCTCCTTTAGTAATATAAAAGTAACATGTGTTATTTTGTTCACTGGTTAACGTCATTAGACTCATATGGTTTATGTGATTTATCTTTTTCAATCTTATGGGTCATTTACCTTCGTCTTTAGCACAGGCAAACACCTTTGAGATAGCATGCTTCCCTTCAATTGAAGATGCCCGAGACGAAGGACCGCTCCTATATTTGTACTAGCTTTCGAGTATTTGAGTGATGATAAAGGGTCTCTTTGAAATATAAACCATCTTTAGTAAATAAGTTGTACCATTATTTGTAATTGGAACTATTTTGTATGATGTTCTGATGCACCTCATGGTTTTTCTCTAATTGAagcaagtttttttttttttttttttcaatgtagATGCTAAATTGCCTTTTATTGTATTGCTCTTATGAATAAACCAATGGAATTTGAGTTCAATCCCAGAAACGAAGGATTGCTAGTTTGCACCTGAGCgtgtgcttttattttttttgggggttgtaATCAGAGAAATGCATTAAAAACCTCAAAACCTGaggaacaaattacagggagAAGCAAACTgaattagaaaacaaattcaagaaaattcTAGCTAATACAACCCAACATATGGTTAGAAAAAAGAATCTTCCCGACCAAACAAGTACAATTAGAAAGGTGGGCACGGTAGCCCATCCGACTCCAGAATGTGAACTAGGGTGGGTGGTGGCTGATTAGCCTAGCTTTGCAGCTCTGCCGCTCCCAAACCAATCTTTGCCGCTACATGAGCCGCACGATTCAAATTTCTAGGAATCCAGGCTCCGTTGCTAACTTTTTCACCGAGtccaatcaataaaactttaCAGCCGGTTTCTATAATGACCCTACCGTGGCCCCCGTGTATAGCCAAATTAAGCGTGTGGGCTGAGTGTCTCACCTTTACAAGGAACTTGGACCCCAATTTTGATGGCTCCCTCAAGTAGATATTTAGGAGgttttgaaaaatatgtgGTCTTTGGTAATTATTTTATAGGTTAGAGGGACTTTAATGATGATTTCAAATACCTCTTTACACTAGCCAATTTTGAATCATGgtatatatagaaaaaaaaaaaacaaacaaacaaaaggagagaaaaacattaaataaaaCCTGAAGACAGTCTAATGATTCAAGTGAGAATTGTAAAGTTGGGGGGCCGGAatagaaaatacaagtatataaAACACTTAAGTATTCAATAGTTACATGTCTAGAACTAAATATATTTCtactttatatatttaaaatatttttttctccataaaCACCCCCAAAAGTATGTTTGGTTATCAGAAAGCAGTTTAGCCTCTAACATCATGGCCAAACGTGTTACATATGCATACACTAGTTTTAGAATTTTAAAGACACAAAAGATGTGTTTTGTGATTTAAAGGGCGTGTGCATCAGCTTAGTGTGTTGATTGCCGGCTTATTCTTATTGTAGGGCTGCTGGGAGATCGACATAGGTGGCGGGTGAAGTCTGTAGTGACCAAATCCTTGCGTGTGtgttgaaccaaaaaaattcacacacaAAATTTACTTGGGTTGTGTTTGTCTAAGCCCACATCCAGCAACCCTTATCTAATATAGGTGATAAGTgtttcaaagaaacaaaagaaaaaaaagcaagtAAATCCAACTATCCCATAtgctttttaaatttcaaagccAAAGGATAAACTAATTCAAAAGTGGGTTGATCCCACGTGCAAGTCCCCCATTTTCCTTGAAGCTTGGTGCAAGAAAGGAGTTCAAAACAAATGGGAGTTTGACCTGCCAATCTTAAGAGAGGTTGGCGGTTCCAATTTTTGTGGGGCTTAGCAGATCTTTAGGGGAAAAAGAATTGAAAGTCCTCTAATTGGTTCTTATCCAAAGTAAGCCTATAAAAAGCAATGAGGAGGACAGGGGAATGGGGAGGCAGCCATGAGGTTGCAAATACAAAACTAAAAGAGGAGgcttcaaataaaaataacagcTTGCAAGGCACAAAGGCAGAGAAGCACCGCCGAAAGGCTGGAGAGATAAAAAGATATAAGCAATCAAAGATGCATCGGCAACAAGGCTTCTCTCTTGAGGTCCTCCAtgttgggtggcaaccctttAATCAATCAAATGGATGACAATCCATGTGGGGTGGCAACCCTTCAATGAAATTTCTTGGATGTAAATCCGTGGGTGAGTAACCCTAAAACCGTTTGGATGCAAATCCATGGGTGAGTAGCCCAAAAAATCATTGGATATGAAATCCATTATTGGGTGAGAAACCCTGAAATTTCTTGGATGCAAATTCATGGGTGAGTAACCCCGAAACCATTTGGATGCAAATCCATGGGTGAGTAACCCGAAAAATTATTGGATATGAAATCCATTATTGGGATAGAAACcctgaaatcaaagcattgGGTTTTGCACCCCGGAAACAAAGCTTGGGTATGGGTTTACACCCTAAAAATAAGATTTGGGTGTTTCACCCTCAATCAAGACTTTGGGTTTTGCACCCCAAACAAATCTTGGATACAAAATCCATCATGGGTGTGTAACCCTCAATCAAATACTCTGTGATATATCCATTTTGGGCATAAAGCTCATTCACTGAGTGCTCTGGATGACAGATCCAATTTTGGgaacaaaacccacaaacaaaaccaaaaaaaagaaaaaacaaaacaaaaaagaagtcaaaaacaacaacaaaaaataaaggaaagaaaaagtggATGTACGCCACTTTTTGTTTCGGTTCTGGTTTAAGAGAAGAGAGACCCCAGCCCAAAAGCAAATATGAGTGGTTTGCTTCAGCCATCAAAAAAAGGGGAAATCCAgccatgtttttcttttactggAGGAAAGCTTGGTGCATGCAATGGACAAAAAAAAGCAAGTCAGCACGATTCGAAGGCCTGGCTTGGTGAGGCATATAGCAgcaatagaaaaaaaaagaaaaaaaaagatagccatcacgaagaaaaaaagaaaagtcagcaaaagataaaagaagTGGAGGCACATCTCTTTGGAGTCTAATCCTATTCAGAAAAAGGCATGTTCTTCTTGTGCCTCTTGTCTTCAAATCCAACAAGGAACAATATGGCCTATCCATATTTCACTAGCAGAAGGATTTCCTTGGGTGTCTTGATCAAATTAAAAGACATCTATTTCTAGCACCAAGCCGTGAAGGAACCAGCTAGAGAAGGGAAAGGcattaattgaaaattaattgGCGCAGTATACACCTCTTTCAAGGCCCGGTGGTCTCAAGCCAATATTCCAAGACTCGACAGTCTCAAATGCAACGGTCTCGTCTCAGGCCCAACGGTTTTGTCcattaaaaattcaattggTGAATAATTGGTGCAAAGTCCTAAATTCTCAAATTATGGATCAATGGGCTCAAATAAGAGAAgtccaattaattcccaatgAAGAGCCAATGGTACAAAACCACACCTAATCTCAAGTGTTACAAAACCACGCAAAATTAAACAATCAATTTGGAACTATGCCAATTTGATCCCatcaagggtacgtaggcagtctagCATCCCACTAGACGCAACCGCAACCCAATTTGAATCCCTGGTTTTTATCTTGACCAAATTCGTCCaaacacttacccattaattttcaaattttggaacTACGTCGGTTTGATCCCattaagggtacgtaggcagtctagCATCTCAATAGACTCAATCgcaaccaaatttgaatcaCTGGTTACATCAACCAAATTCCCACGAATCAAATATCTATCTTCGCACAAATCAATTccgaactacgttggtttgatccctttgaaagggtacgtaggcaatctagagactcaatctagatgcaaccacCCAAATCTCAAATCGAAACagaatccctggtttattctTAACCAACTTCACCCCAAACACACATCAAAATCGAATCCCTAGTTTATTCAGCTCAATTCACTCAAACACTCCTCAATTAAATTCATTCAAATTTCCCCTTTTGTAATGAGTCATTTATGCATTGTgaatctttgaactacgagtggcttgatttCCACAAGGGATACGTACGCACCctgaggttggacttgggagcagctgcaaaatcaaacacacacattATGTTTCTTTATGACAAAATCAAAGGGTGTTCCCTTGAAGCGAcagattgtaattaagagacttgcATCTAgaatgggtcgaacctaaaataataaaacctcattgtttaattagtggtggtgaaattatgttGGGAGGAtcacattttccttcaacaatGTGAATAGCAACACTCAATTTTAATTCATATGTAGATTGGGCCTTAGGCCCACTATCTCTTGACGTCGTGTTGGACTAGTGAGCTTTTGCATGTTATGGACTAAAACTCAAGTGACCCATTATTCTTTACATAGTGTCTAGTCGAGAAACCTCTTAAACATGTTAGTAAGCATTTTCATGTGGAGTACAATAAATCAAAGTAATCTTAATCTTAATCTttccttcaaaaaaaaaaaaagtaatgttaatccaacttttttttttttttaatgattgtTCAGAGGCAACTAGTATTTGTAGTTTA of Prunus dulcis chromosome 4, ALMONDv2, whole genome shotgun sequence contains these proteins:
- the LOC117625583 gene encoding receptor-like protein EIX2 gives rise to the protein MNSSNTFVHVDLSRNNPNSSIFQWLSGTHTNLVDLDLSRNNFNGSLIPDDFRNMSSLAYLTLSVSRLTGGIPNSFAKLCRLRELHLGNNSLSGQLSDIIVILSICAQNTIEYLDISDNHGIMGSVPENIGQMSKLEGIDFSGNSLEGVYDDEASLIWKGLRAEFKSNLGLLKTIDLSSNKLIGEIPSEITYLLGLIFLNLSRNQLTGQIPSRIGNWQELESLDLSRNQINGIIPTSLSRIASLGKLDLSQNNLFGKIPIGTQLQSFDYAYGGNPLLFGAPLPKTCSEEEKGPGQPVLVNQDSQDGLITQGYYMSMGLGFAVGFWGVCGTLLLNLSCKYTYFNFLTFLNDWLHVKAAIIRQRMLNR